In Silene latifolia isolate original U9 population chromosome 3, ASM4854445v1, whole genome shotgun sequence, a single window of DNA contains:
- the LOC141647799 gene encoding small ribosomal subunit protein RACK1-like yields MGEQLHLKGTMRAHTDMVTAIATPIDNSDMIVTASRDKSIIQWHLTKEDRTYGVPRRRLTGHSHFVQDVVLSSDGQFALSGSWDGELRLWDLAAGTTARRFVGHTKDVLSVAFSIDNRQIVSASRDRTIKLWNTLGECKYTIQEADGHNDWVSCVRFSPNNAQPTIVSSSWDKTVKIWNLTNCKLRSTLAGHNGYVNTVAVSPDGSLCASGGKDGVILLWDLAEGKKLYSLDATTIIHSLCFSPNRYWLCAATESGIKIWDLESKSIVEDLKVDLKTEADNLDGAASTTSKKKIIYCTSLSWNADGSTLFSGYTDGVIRVWGVGRY; encoded by the exons ATGGGAGAGCAGCTTCACCTGAAGGGCACAATGAGGGCACACACAGACATGGTGACAGCCATAGCAACACCAATAGACAACAGCGACATGATAGTGACAGCATCAAGGGACAAGTCAATAATCCAATGGCATCTGACTAAGGAAGATAGGACATACGGTGTACCACGACGTCGTTTAACAGGACACTCACACTTTGTTCAAGATGTTGTCCTTTCATCAGATGGTCAGTTTGCTCTTTCTGGTTCATGGGATGGTGAACTCCGTCTTTGGGATCTTGCTGCTGGTACCACTGCTCGTCGTTTTGTTGGACATACTAAAGATGTTCTTTCTGTTGCTTTCTCTATTGATAATCGTCAGATAGTCTCTGCTTCTCGTGACCGTACCATTAAGCTCTGGAACACTCTCg GTGAGTGCAAGTATACCATCCAAGAGGCTGATGGTCACAATGACTGGGTTAGCTGTGTGAGATTCAGCCCTAACAATGCGCAGCCAACAATTGTATCATCTTCTTGGGACAAGACTGTCAAAATATGGAACCTGACTAACTGCAAATTGAGGTCCACCTTGGCCGGCCACAATGGTTATGTCAACACTGTTGCTGTTTCTCCTGATGGCTCCTTGTGTGCCAGTGGCGggaaagatggtgtaattctttTGTGGGACTTGGCTGAGGGCAAGAAACTTTACTCGCTTGACGCAACCACTATTATCCATTCTCTTTGCTTCAGTCCAAACAGGTACTGGCTCTGTGCTGCCACTGAAAGCGGTATTAAGATTTGGGACTTGGAGAGCAAGAGCATTGTTGAGGACTTGAAGGTTGATTTGAAGACTGAGGCTGACAATTTGGATGGAGCTGCTTCAACCACATCAAAGAAGAAG ATAATCTACTGCACAAGCTTGAGCTGGAACGCTGATGGCAGCACTCTGTTCAGCGGATACACAGACGGTGTCATTAGGGTCTGGGGAGTTGGCCGCTACTAG